A window of Strigops habroptila isolate Jane chromosome 5, bStrHab1.2.pri, whole genome shotgun sequence contains these coding sequences:
- the PHYHIPL gene encoding phytanoyl-CoA hydroxylase-interacting protein-like isoform X1, with product MEAPRLAHAMNSPTSPCEEVIKNLSLEAIQLCDRDGNKSQDSGIAEMEELPVPHNIKISNITCDSFKISWDMDSKSKDRITHYFIDLNKKENKNSNKFKHKDVPTKLVAKAVPLPMTVRGHWFLSPRTEYTVAVQTASKQVDGDYVVSEWSEIIEFCTADYSKVHLTQLLEKAEVIAGRMLKLSVFYRNQHKEYFDHVREHHGNAMQPSVKDNSGSHGSPISGKLEGIFFSCNTEFNTGKPPQDSPYGRYRFEIAAEKLFNPNTNLYFGDFYCMYTAYHYVILVVAPVGSPGDEFCKQRLPQLNIKDNKFLTCDEEDGVMVYHHAQDVILEVIYTDPVDLSLGTVAEITGHQLMSLSTANAKKDPSCKTCNISVGR from the exons GGAATAAATCACAAGATAGTGGGATTGCAGAGATGGAGGAACTTCCAGTGCCACACAACATCAAAATAAGTAACATCACATGTGATTCCTTCAAGATTTCTTGGGACATGGATTCTAAATCCAAGGACCGCATTACTCATTACTTCATTGATctcaacaagaaagaaaacaagaattccAACAAATTTAAACACAag GATGTCCCTACGAAACTGGTGGCCAAAGCTGTTCCTTTGCCTATGACAGTCCGCGGGCACTGGTTCTTGAGCCCAAGAACAGAATACACAGTAGCAGTGCAGACAGCTTCAAAGCAAGTTGATGGTGATTATGTTGTTTCTGAGTGGAGTGAAATCATCGAATTTTGCACAGCAG attatTCAAAAGTTCACCTAACACAGCTATTGGAAAAAGCTGAAGTGATTGCAGGCCGTATGCTTAAACTGTCTGTTTTTTATCGGAATCAGCACAAAGAATACTTTGATCATGTCAG AGAGCATCATGGGAATGCTATGCAGCCCTCTGTTAAGGATAACAGTGGCAGCCATGGCTCTCCAATCAGTGGGAAGCTGGAAGGCATCTTCTTTAGCTGCAACACTGAATTTAACACTGGGAAGCCACCACAAGATTCCCCTTATGGAAGATACAGGTTTGAGATTGCAGCTGAAAAACTCTTCAACCCAAACACTAACTTGTACTTTGGAGATTTCTACTGCATGTACACAGCCTACCACTACGTCATTCTTGTTGTTGCCCCTGTTGGATCACCAGGAGATGAATTCTGTAAGCAGCGCCTTCCTCAACTAaatataaaagataataaatttCTGACCTGCGATGAAGAAGACGGTGTCATGGTTTACCATCATGCCCAGGATGTTATTTTGGAAGTAATTTACACTGATCCTGTGGATCTCTCCCTCGGCACAGTTGCAGAAATTACCGGTCACCAACTAATGAGCTTGTCGACtgcaaatgcaaagaaagatcCCAGCTGCAAGACCTGCAACATCAGTGTTGGACGTTAA
- the PHYHIPL gene encoding phytanoyl-CoA hydroxylase-interacting protein-like isoform X2 — translation MEELPVPHNIKISNITCDSFKISWDMDSKSKDRITHYFIDLNKKENKNSNKFKHKDVPTKLVAKAVPLPMTVRGHWFLSPRTEYTVAVQTASKQVDGDYVVSEWSEIIEFCTADYSKVHLTQLLEKAEVIAGRMLKLSVFYRNQHKEYFDHVREHHGNAMQPSVKDNSGSHGSPISGKLEGIFFSCNTEFNTGKPPQDSPYGRYRFEIAAEKLFNPNTNLYFGDFYCMYTAYHYVILVVAPVGSPGDEFCKQRLPQLNIKDNKFLTCDEEDGVMVYHHAQDVILEVIYTDPVDLSLGTVAEITGHQLMSLSTANAKKDPSCKTCNISVGR, via the exons ATGGAGGAACTTCCAGTGCCACACAACATCAAAATAAGTAACATCACATGTGATTCCTTCAAGATTTCTTGGGACATGGATTCTAAATCCAAGGACCGCATTACTCATTACTTCATTGATctcaacaagaaagaaaacaagaattccAACAAATTTAAACACAag GATGTCCCTACGAAACTGGTGGCCAAAGCTGTTCCTTTGCCTATGACAGTCCGCGGGCACTGGTTCTTGAGCCCAAGAACAGAATACACAGTAGCAGTGCAGACAGCTTCAAAGCAAGTTGATGGTGATTATGTTGTTTCTGAGTGGAGTGAAATCATCGAATTTTGCACAGCAG attatTCAAAAGTTCACCTAACACAGCTATTGGAAAAAGCTGAAGTGATTGCAGGCCGTATGCTTAAACTGTCTGTTTTTTATCGGAATCAGCACAAAGAATACTTTGATCATGTCAG AGAGCATCATGGGAATGCTATGCAGCCCTCTGTTAAGGATAACAGTGGCAGCCATGGCTCTCCAATCAGTGGGAAGCTGGAAGGCATCTTCTTTAGCTGCAACACTGAATTTAACACTGGGAAGCCACCACAAGATTCCCCTTATGGAAGATACAGGTTTGAGATTGCAGCTGAAAAACTCTTCAACCCAAACACTAACTTGTACTTTGGAGATTTCTACTGCATGTACACAGCCTACCACTACGTCATTCTTGTTGTTGCCCCTGTTGGATCACCAGGAGATGAATTCTGTAAGCAGCGCCTTCCTCAACTAaatataaaagataataaatttCTGACCTGCGATGAAGAAGACGGTGTCATGGTTTACCATCATGCCCAGGATGTTATTTTGGAAGTAATTTACACTGATCCTGTGGATCTCTCCCTCGGCACAGTTGCAGAAATTACCGGTCACCAACTAATGAGCTTGTCGACtgcaaatgcaaagaaagatcCCAGCTGCAAGACCTGCAACATCAGTGTTGGACGTTAA